One Rhizobiales bacterium GAS188 DNA window includes the following coding sequences:
- a CDS encoding agmatinase: MPILSIEELRARYGDADGGVFHDPEFRKVAERIFGSGDQRSPPYAGIATLLGAPARQIDWKAPDFTGLQVALLGVPMDLGVTNRNGSRFGPRALRTIERIGPYNHVLKCMPTRDLAVADIGDLPLRSRFDLAGAHKDIRHHVRQLVDAGVKPVSVGGDHSISLPLLHAVAKHGPVGMVHIDAHCDTSGSFEGCKFHHGGPFRLAVLEGALDPTRTIQIGIRGSSEYLWEFSTQSGMTIIHAEEIDGLGIAGVIERAKAVVGEGPTYLTFDIDSLDPAFAPGTGTPEIGGLTTREAQALLRGLAGLNLVGADLVEVAPQYDATTNTAQAGAQMLFEILSLFVSSA, translated from the coding sequence ATGCCGATATTGTCGATCGAGGAGTTGCGCGCACGCTATGGTGACGCCGATGGCGGCGTGTTCCACGACCCTGAGTTCCGCAAGGTGGCGGAGCGCATTTTCGGTAGCGGAGACCAGCGTTCGCCGCCTTATGCGGGCATCGCCACCTTGCTCGGAGCCCCGGCGCGCCAGATCGATTGGAAGGCGCCGGATTTCACCGGGCTGCAGGTCGCGCTCTTGGGGGTGCCGATGGATCTCGGCGTCACCAACCGCAACGGTTCCCGCTTCGGGCCGCGGGCCTTGCGCACCATCGAGCGCATCGGCCCTTACAACCATGTGCTCAAATGCATGCCGACGCGCGATCTCGCCGTCGCCGATATCGGCGATCTTCCCTTGCGCAGCCGCTTCGATCTCGCGGGCGCGCATAAGGACATCCGCCATCATGTGCGCCAGCTCGTCGATGCCGGCGTGAAGCCGGTATCGGTCGGCGGCGACCATTCGATCTCGCTGCCGCTGCTGCACGCGGTCGCCAAGCATGGGCCGGTCGGCATGGTCCATATCGATGCCCATTGCGACACCAGCGGTTCCTTCGAGGGCTGCAAGTTCCACCATGGCGGGCCGTTCCGCCTCGCGGTGCTGGAGGGCGCCCTCGATCCGACCCGCACCATCCAGATCGGCATCCGCGGATCGTCCGAATATCTGTGGGAATTCTCGACGCAGTCGGGGATGACGATCATCCATGCGGAGGAGATCGACGGGCTCGGCATTGCCGGCGTCATCGAGCGCGCCAAGGCCGTGGTCGGGGAGGGGCCGACCTACCTGACCTTCGACATCGACAGCCTCGATCCGGCTTTCGCGCCCGGCACCGGCACACCGGAAATCGGTGGCCTCACCACGCGCGAGGCGCAGGCCCTGCTGCGCGGCCTTGCCGGCCTCAACCTCGTCGGAGCCGATCTGGTCGAGGTCGCCCCCCAATATGACGCGACCACCAACACCGCCCAGGCCGGCGCCCAGATGCTGTTCGAGATCCTGAGCCTATTCGTGAGCAGCGCGTGA
- a CDS encoding L,D-peptidoglycan transpeptidase YkuD, ErfK/YbiS/YcfS/YnhG family: MTTIPTIKVRLPRSAAATHLGTLSIGEWSTPCVVGEAGLVQASLKREGDKRTPIGVFPLRYGLFDAVALPDFPRDLAFPFVPAGSAMIWEEDGPHYNRLVLAEGDERRDERLTRERAERLFDIVVPIGYNDAVAEANRGSALFIHAAREDLRGTAGCVAVARQHLPELVRRLEPGMVIDIDHEPVSAVTTRSPGQPAMEVIRFAALEPGPKLLVTGAVHGNETCGPEAIARIIADCREGRIAVRRGEVSFVPVVNHKAYLQGTREGDRNLNRDLRDYVIPECHEDRVANLICPLLRQHDVLLDIHSFRSRGEPFVFVGPPDNQGDIEPFGSAQAEGELAARLGPAVLMHGWLAAYARAQQERARLGGGDIVSKGVGTTEYMRFAGGYGVTIECGQHQEPRAVEIAYAAIRNALAHLRLIDAPEPPRRVERAIELADAVLCVSPGDHLEKAWATGDRVPAGEVIARRADGEALTAPSDGFVVFPNADPKPLVELYYFGVASRRFGRSSES; the protein is encoded by the coding sequence ATGACGACCATACCGACCATCAAGGTCAGGCTGCCGCGATCGGCAGCCGCGACGCATCTGGGGACGCTGTCGATCGGCGAATGGAGCACGCCATGCGTCGTGGGCGAGGCTGGACTCGTGCAGGCCTCGCTGAAGCGCGAGGGCGATAAACGCACGCCGATCGGGGTCTTTCCGCTGCGCTACGGCCTGTTCGACGCGGTGGCGCTGCCGGATTTTCCGCGCGATCTTGCCTTCCCCTTCGTGCCGGCAGGCTCCGCCATGATCTGGGAAGAGGACGGGCCTCATTATAATCGCCTGGTGCTGGCCGAGGGGGATGAGCGCCGCGACGAACGCCTGACGCGCGAGCGCGCCGAGCGGCTTTTCGATATCGTCGTGCCGATCGGCTACAACGATGCGGTCGCCGAGGCCAATCGCGGCAGCGCCCTGTTCATCCATGCGGCCCGCGAGGACCTGCGCGGCACGGCGGGTTGCGTCGCGGTGGCGCGCCAGCATCTGCCGGAGCTCGTCCGGCGTCTCGAGCCCGGCATGGTGATCGATATCGACCATGAGCCGGTGAGCGCCGTCACGACTCGCTCGCCGGGCCAGCCGGCGATGGAAGTCATTCGCTTCGCCGCGCTCGAGCCTGGTCCCAAGCTCCTGGTCACCGGTGCGGTGCATGGCAACGAGACCTGCGGGCCCGAGGCGATCGCGCGCATCATCGCCGATTGCCGCGAGGGCCGCATCGCCGTCAGGCGCGGCGAGGTCAGCTTCGTGCCGGTCGTCAACCACAAGGCCTATCTGCAGGGCACCCGCGAGGGTGACCGCAACCTCAACCGGGACCTGCGCGACTATGTCATCCCCGAATGCCATGAGGACCGGGTCGCGAACCTCATCTGTCCGCTGCTGCGTCAGCATGACGTGCTGCTCGATATCCATTCCTTCCGGTCGCGCGGCGAGCCTTTCGTCTTCGTCGGGCCGCCGGATAATCAGGGCGATATCGAGCCCTTCGGGTCGGCGCAGGCCGAGGGCGAGCTTGCGGCCAGGCTTGGGCCCGCGGTCCTCATGCATGGCTGGCTCGCAGCCTATGCCCGGGCGCAGCAGGAACGGGCGAGGCTCGGCGGCGGCGACATCGTCTCCAAGGGCGTCGGCACCACGGAATATATGCGCTTTGCTGGCGGCTACGGCGTCACCATCGAATGCGGGCAGCACCAGGAGCCGCGCGCCGTCGAGATCGCCTATGCGGCGATCCGCAATGCGCTGGCGCATCTGCGCCTAATCGATGCGCCCGAGCCGCCGCGCCGCGTCGAGCGCGCCATCGAGCTCGCCGATGCGGTGCTGTGCGTTTCTCCCGGAGACCATTTGGAAAAAGCCTGGGCCACCGGCGATCGCGTCCCGGCAGGTGAGGTCATCGCACGGCGCGCCGATGGCGAAGCCCTCACGGCGCCGAGCGACGGCTTCGTGGTCTTTCCCAATGCCGATCCGAAGCCGCTCGTCGAGCTCTATTATTTCGGCGTGGCCAGCCGGCGATTCGGCCGATCATCGGAATCGTAG